The Metarhizium brunneum chromosome 3, complete sequence DNA window TTTATCCTCACGAGTACTAGTTGAGGCGAGCAGCGTACACGTCTGGTAGTTGAACAAGGTCTCTGGTGTGTCTAGGCCGTATACACTCTCTTCGTGTGCGTATCTGCAGCCTCCCCATTTGACGACGGGATCCATTCTTGCCACATACCCTACACTGACCAGCGTTAACATCCGTAAAGGAGAATGGTCACGGCAACAATCGCATCAcacgccatgtccaacatgAAACCAATATATTCAACATACGCTCTACATCCACGCCACGCCAGCGCCTAAACCAACCATGCCAACAGCAGCGCCAACCACATGCGCGGTACACCTGGCCCCCCCTCCGCGAGAAGTGCTACTAAACAACGAACTGGTGGTCGTGGGCGTGGCCCCAGATGAATCAGCGCCgcccgtcgccgtcgcagcagtagtagtagccGGACAGTCGGCCGTACAGGGCAAATCACTGGTAAACACGCCGGACACGGTCGAGACGGCAAAGGCAGGCGCCtgcgtggcggcgctggggtCCGGCGCGGCGCGCTCCGCATCCGGGTTCAAGACGTTGGCAATGATGTGCATGATGCCGTTGGCCAGCAAGATGTCCGGCTGGACGATGCGCGCCGCGTTGACAAACTTGCTGTTGCCCTCCTGGCGCACCAGCACGCGCGCCGGCTTCccggcggcgtcggtggCGAGCGTGTCGTAGCCCGTGCCGTTGGCCAGTTGCGCCGACGAGAGCACCCGGCCCGGGACGACGTGGTAGCCCATGACGCGGGCGAGGCGGGAGGCGTTGAGGCCCCTGAGcgtgccgccgacgaggccgtaCGCGTCGTCGAGCGGCGCAAAGATGGTCACGTCCCGGCGCACGGCGAGGGCGGGCATCAGGCGCGCGGCGTACAGCGAGCCCAGGAACGACCGGGCCCCGAAGGCGTCGGCGGTCCCGGCCAGCTGCGCCGGCGGCACGAGCAGGTTGTCGACGACCTGGACTAGGCCGCCGGCAAAGGGGATGTCGGCCTCGACcaggctgctgcggctgccgccgccgctggtgaagacgacgtcgtcgcGCTGGCGGGTGACGAGCACGCCCTGGCCGGCGGTGACGTTGGTCAGCGCCGGGCTCGTCAGGCGGCTGGTCTCGAGGTACGTCGGCCCGTCGCGCAGGGCGGCCGCGGACacggcgccgtcgaggacgtgGTACTGCAGGATGGCCgtcgtcttgtccttgtcgtcgtcgtcccagaGCGGCTGGAGCGCCGTGTAGGcaatgttggccatggccttgtcTGACGGCGCGACAATCTGATGGGGAGCGTCAGCGCGGCCGTGGTGAATTCCGTCCCTCGCGGGAAACCCAATATGTcaagtactctgtacaccagacatcatctCGGCACGGGGGGGGAGCATCTCGCACGCACCGTCACTCCATTGTCACTCGGCAGCTCCAGCAAGACGTCTGGATATTTCTATACAAAAAGGTCAGCCGCCAGAGGCAGGGTTGCACGCCCAAACCGGTGCAGTCGGTACCTTGATCAATTCGTAAAACTTGGTGAGGTTCTTGTTGGCAGCCAGCACCGAGCCCAGATCCTTGCTGTCGTCTGCCACGGCGGCGGTAACCCACGCGGCCAGGCTCAGCGCCGCCTGCAACCACATTGTTGTCGTTGACGGGCAGCAAAAGGCACTAGGAGCTGTAATaaaaggggaagaagaggaaagcaattatttatttttttgctATACGGGGAAGGGATGCATCAATGTCCAAGATGCCCCGAGAGGAGTTTTGCGTCGCCCGCGTGTGCAGACAAAGAGACGGACAAAGAGCACCAGACGACAAGCGACGTTATTGTTGGTGCCGCGACGTGACAGCTGGCCGGTGCGCGACGCCAGCTGGTCAAGTCTAGTCTGGTACTACTAGCTTCCCGCCCGCGAAAACCACGTCGcgacatcatggccagcgtTTGTCTGCGGCGTCCACTGCATCGGCCTGGCGTTTGCAAAAAAAGCTGCACATGTGAGGGCGCAACACGAGGGGCGTGGCATCATGTGCGTTGCCGGTTTCCCGGCGCTTAATCAGTGTCTCGGCAGCCAGTCTTGGAAACGCGacgaaagagaaaaaaaagagcactTGGGATAAAAGCGCGGCCATCTGTCAAACCCCATTGTTGCATCTAGCTCCAGCCGGTCCTGTGCAGGGGACACAGGGGCCCGAGACCAGATTTCCAGAATACGAGGCGATCGGCGCGAAAACACGACCACGGTCGCCCGAGGCTTTGTGAACCCGCCCAGTGACACTTGAGATGATCCTCAACTCCAAAtgtcgttttttttttcgggcGCCCGGCCGCACCGGACCTGTCACGGCAGTCCATTATTCACATTCCTCGGGGACGGGTGTAACGCCGGCCTTGGCACCCACGTCGTCCTTCACCTTTTCCGTGTGCCCGCAGCCTGCCGTGTACCAACATTCCCCGGCTCTCGTACGATGGCGATGCCACGCACGAaccgaaaaaaagaaaaagaaaaaatacaCAACCTCTGGATTGTGCGGACGAAAGGACAAGGGGCAGCCGCATCCCCGGTCACGGGCGTGATCTAGCATTCCCACGATGAGTTGCCACgtacggggtacggagtacactaGGCCAAACTACCCTGCACCTTGCCAGGCATGCCACACTGTTTTGTTCTACTCGAGCCGTCGTGCGGAGGACTAAAATACGGAGCAAGAGAACATGTAAAACAGCTTATACGAATAAAGGCACGTCCTGGCCAGGTTCCCCTCGCGGTAGTTTGCTTGGGCGAAGAACCGCCCATCCTGCGATATCTACCGCGTCCGCGGCCGGGTACGCGCCTAGGAAACCGCATCGACGCTCTCAACATGGGAAAAGGGTCCATGGCAGAATGTGGAAAATGCCGAGCGAACCCATGCCAAAACGTGCTGTGCGACGGTGCACCAACAGGAATATGCATCTTGCGTTttgcagccgcagccgcaacaGTTTGACCAACGCaagtgtgtgtgtgtgtgtgtactCGACAGGGGAACAAGAGCAGAAACGAAGTAAGAAAATACGAGAATGTCTGCCTGCCGGCCCTGCTCCATGTCAGCCAACGCCCGGGATTCCCCTGCCCGAAGCCCGGGTGTGTATCGCAGGGCCGTGTTTCCACCCGCAGCCCGTCGGAGTTTATGCTCCCGTCATTTACtcacgtacggagtagttacATACAATTCGGCACCCCGGACGCAGACATTCTCCCGGAACGCAAACACGCCCCGTTCGTTTTTGAAAGCAGAGCGACTAGTCTTTGCCAGCTGGTAAGAAGGGGGATCCGTCTCAGTGTATAGTGTAGCTGCGCTTGAACTGCGAGGAGGGCGGGTATACATCCACGACACGATGCCTGtttccttggctgcattTTCTGACGGCAAACACCGTTGGTTGGGAGTGGGAACCGCCTTCTTTTCTGCTGCAGAATTTGGATCAGATCGGGCTGCATAATGGCCAGTCGTCGCCTCTCGCTGGGTCGTCTGCCACTGGTGCATTTGACATGTCAGTTGTAGGGGCCCAAGTGTCAGGTTTTCGACCTCGTCCATCTCATCTACGATAGCAGGCTACAGAGTGGAGACTTGGGTATTCAGCGTGAGCCAACGGATGGAAATCTCCAGGGGATATTTGCGTCGGACCCCGTATCGCGGCCCCGGGCCTCCGGAGGCATGCCCCCGGCTtggcaaggacaacaagATGCGGCTTTTTCCTGCATCTTGCGGCGcataaataataataataataataatggTATATGACAGGAGCCATATGTCGATAGTAGTTGGCGATAGCGCGTTGTCAAGTTGCCTTGGGGCCGGCCAACTGGTCTTGCCAGCACGCCTTGCTCGTTTCGCCAGTCTTTCGTGTTCAACAAACTCCGAGTCGGCCCCAGAGCGCCAGCGATGCATCTCTGCCCCGGATCGTTGCGCTTCCCTGTGTCCGGAACCGCTTGGATCGAAAAGGGGTGAAGAATGACCGAGACAAGCTGGAGGGATAACCGAATTCAGAATTGCTGGCCACTCCGTAGATACCTAGGTCATCATCGACAACAAGGCGCCGTCGCGCACATAGAGTGGTATTGGCCAACAATGCTGCGCGCTAGACTCGACCCATCATGTTGCCCTGCTGTCAAGGGGCGGTCAACTCTCTCGGTTGCAAATCAGCAGAGTCCAGGCGCTGCCAAGGTGGGAAGCGTCAATGCGACTGACATTCTTGGTATTCGGGTCGGTGGACTCGCTCGTTTCGGCCCGTTGTTCTGTGAACCATCTCCTTGGGACAAAAGGGCGTAGAGTCGGTGAGTTTAGCTTCCATGGCCAGGTGCCATTGCATTCCAGGTGCCATTGTTGGGGGGCATTGTTATCACGTGTTTTTTTCTCCCTCTTTCTTCTTATCTCACTTGCACTTGACAAGATACTACTAACTAGTACTAGTGCGATACCACGCCAACACAATCCCGTTGTATTTGATTATAAAATTCACAtccatcaacatcatcagCCTTTACACACGCAAGGGGATCGGCTTGGCACGCGCGTTTGCTGTAGTCATACGTCAAATGGTAATGAGGCCGCTGACTCACATCAACACAGCGCACACATGCACGTGGTAGTGTGATTCCATGATACTGCAGCGCAATATCAGCAGTCACGTTAAACGAAGGAGCGCATAGTCGCAATATTGACCGAAGCTGAACAGACTGCGGCGTGGGCACGAATCGTCGCCTTGCTTGGCCCTGCATGGGCGATTGCTGGCTGGTTGATCTGTTGACCTGGGCGCGCACATAATATTGCAGGACACAGCAGGCCGTGGACACATGGATGACGGCCAAGAGCTCTGGTTGCATCGCTCGCATCTCCCGACATGTAACCACACGCTCGCAGCCCTGGCGCtggctcgtcgtcgacccTGCTGTGCTCCCTGCCGTGCTTTGGGATGGCCGCGGTGCATGCAGCTCGACTTCCCAAGTTCCAagcacttcaatgttgcctgccTTCCTCGTTGAGTTCAGACACGACGGCGCCAGAACCAGCAAGGGGCGTGTCTCTAGACGGCCACATCATGCAGGAACAGGGATCGGGTCGACGCCACAAGCACCTTAATCAGCCACAGTTGCTGCCGCTTTTGCGATGCTGTTTCTTCAGCTTCCGTGTTGCCCCACCCGAGACGAACCCAAGCAAACTTTACTTGGAAGGGTACCCGTCCAGAACACAGGCATGACCAGTTGGCTACTGCGATATTTGGTTCTGTGCTGTTTTGCCGTCCTTGCGGTCCGTTCAAAAGTAAAAGGGCCACGAtggtactctgtacaaacAGTCAACTTGCCCGGAGCCAACAGTCTCAGATGCGATCGAGTCGGCTACCTGGCCTCGGGGTCGTTATAGTTAGCACGTAAGCAATGCATTTTGcacatactactactactactccgtatcatgTTGTAGTGATATCATCTGTCCAATAGTCCCGTACGTAGTGCACCGGCGGGAAAGCGGGAAATTACACCTGACGGTCAATTGCAGCCGGAGGCGCCGGGGTGGTTGACTTAGCGGAAGACGGCTTCCGTAGCCTTTCAAGCTGGAGCCAATAGGCACGTACAATCAGAGTCAGTcgttgtactccgtataataCCTCGAATCATATCAGGACACGagaatacggagtaaacCCAGGCAGAACTCATCGACTTGATCATCACGTCTGTAATGCGGTGGGCGGACAGGGCTGAAGGTGGACTGACAATACGCTGCCTAGTCCGTGTTGTGGGCGACGGGGGATGATGCTATTTGTAGAAGGAGCTCAAAATGACAGCCCGAATATAAACATTGAAACATCAAAACACACAAACCGGAGCCAAGTTTTGCAAACTCTGGACCATCTGACGGCGCCATGAGGCCAGTGCACACGGCAACTTCGAACATTTGACGTCAGGAAATAACAGTGTGGAGGCGGCCAATCAATGTCCGAGGGCACAcggaggcgaggcgaggctgTGGGTTGCCTGAGTGCAAGCCCCCAGCGCGGTGCCCGTGTGCCATGGTCGTTCCTGCCATTTGCCGCCAACGGCCACGGATGGCGCCATGgtcgctactccgtacaatacgGAGGTTTTCCAGGGGCAGCTGCACACAAGTGCAagtggctggcggcgcacGAGCTGGGCCCCTCCTTCCTCTCGATATCCACCACGAGCTGCGCACCCCTTCCCCCTTCTTGGGCGAGCTGGCGAGCAAGGGTCTGGTCACTGGCTCAATGTTACCAGCCAGATGCAGCCGACTGAACCTGACACCCAGCTCTTGCGCAGTGCCCATatggttggtggtgggcCTCACGCTGGCCGTTCAATGCTGTGAGTCTGTGACGGCCCCAATTGAAAAGTCTCAACTGTGCAAATGCTGTGACTGGACTCTTCGAGTGGCACCGCGTCCAGCCCACTGCTGCGAGATCGTAGCtgtctgctgcttcttccatCAAGTCCCGCCCACACGCCGACCTGGGACTTTGAACTTTTGTCCGTAGACACTCTGCATCTGCTTCATTCTTGTAGCGATCCGAGTCGACAACCCGAGTCTCTGCAATTACACCAGAGCCCACGGCGTCACGGGGTCGCTCCGTAATCCCCAATTTCAAGAAACAGCGTCGGTTCCCAAGAGAAGCATTGGTGACGCTCTGTTTGCTGTCTTGGTGCGGGCAGTCGTCGAACTCGCAGgtctttgtttcttttttttcttctttttaatttttttctttctgtCTTTTGTTTGTTGTAATATTTCCTCGGTGTTTCATCCTCCCATCCTTCACCTCGCGTCCCGGCGCTCTCACCACCATGGAGCAAGATCCGTATAGCCACGGCTACTATGGCCATCCAGTACCATCTGCTACAACAACCGTCAATCCTACGCCAATCCGATCCGGAACTCCAAACACAGACAATAGCCGCACCCCATTTGGCGACAATGATACGGCATCCTTGAACCGCCCGGGAAGAGGCACGAATCCGTTCACCAGCCCCGATGCATCAAGGCCGGCATCCAGCTTTGGCTCCTCAAGCGCCATGGGGCCTCGATATGATGTCAATTCCCAGCTCTACTTCCACTCTAGGCGAGTAATGAAGGGCGATATCGAAAAGCCTtggctggagaagaaggatcCCAAGGAGAAGTGGGTGACTATCCTGCCAATCATCGGCATCTTGATTGGCTTGGGTATTTCTGGGTTTTTGGTTTGGGACGGCATTCGCAACGTCGTGCACCACAAGTACTGCCCTGTTTTGGACGATAGTTTCGACGGCGGCTTCAATACCAACGTTTGGACCAAGGAAGCCCAAGTTGGCGGCTTTGGGTAAGGAGTCCTGGCTTCTTTCCCGTCCATTCAATGAGGCGCAACTGCTAACACATGTCGCAGCAATGGCGAGTTCGAGCAGACCACTGCGGGCGACGAAAATGTCTTTATCCAAAACGGCAACCTAGTCATCAAGGCCACTCTCCAAGACGCTGAAAAGGTGGAAAAGGACAACGTCATCAACCTGCTCAAGGACGGAACCTGCACGTCTAAAGATTGGTACAGCTGCGTGGCTGccaccaacaccacgacGGGCAACTCCAGCGTCGTCCCTCCAACCAAATCTGGCCGCATCAACACCATGAAAGGCGCCAAGCTCAAGTACGGCCGCGTGGAGGTTACGGCCAAGCTTCCCGAAGGCGACTGGCTTTGGCCCGCCATCTGGATGATGCCTGTCAAGGACACGTACGGCCCATGGCCTGCGTCCGGAGAGATCGACATCATGGAGTCTCGAGGCAACAACTGGACCTACGAGCAAGGCGGCAACAACATCATGTCGTCGGCCCTCCACTGGGGCCCGGATCCCGCCAATGATGCGTGGTGGAAGACCAACAACAAGCGCCAGGCCCTGCACACGACCTACAGCAGCGGGTTCAATACATATGGCCTCGAATGGTCTCAGAAGTATCTCTTCACCTATGTCAACAGCCGTCTGCTCCAAGTCTTGTACACCAACTTTGACAAGCCCCTGTGGAATCGCGGAGGCTTCCCCGACGCCAACTCCAACGGCACACGGTTGAAGAACACGTGGAGCGAAACTGGTCGGGCGAACACGCCGTTCGACCAAGAGTTTTATCTCATTATCAACCTGGCCGTCGGTGGTACCAACGGCTGGTTTGAGGATGGCAAGTCCGGCAAGCCGTGGCTTGACCGGTCACCCAGTGCGCGCAAGGACTTCTGGAACGCCAGGGACACTTGGCAGGCGACGTGGAAGCAGCCTCAGCTGGAAGTCAGTCGCGTCTTGATGCTGCAGCAGTGTGACGGCGATGAGGAATTGTAACGTGTTTCTGTAAACCACCGGGGGTGATGACGGGCGATTTTGTTTTGGCTGGTCTTGCCAAATGACATATGACTACATACATATTATACAcgtcacttttttttttaggagCATTAGTAATATCATAGACTTGGGGAGAGCGGGATATGAAAACCTGGGAACATTTTGTATTTTGAATACTTGGAGAGGACAATCATTCTGGGTTATTGTTGATTTGTACTGAAGATGATACTTGTATACTTGATGCaaatttctttctttcttttttttgtggcTGAAGGAAAGTTTGATAATGCTGGTCGTCGCAATTGGTCGGCACGGACTGCAGAACAGGGGTCGCTCCgcaaatacatacatacaacatacAGACAGCAGCGCTAGCCGACCATGACAAATGTCAAGCAGCTTGTTGCGCAGCTacatggccacggcgaaGACGGTGATTGAGCAAACGCAACAATCTACACCCCAGTCTCGCCTCTGGCCCCTCTGAGCCCATTTCTCGCCCCGGTGGCCAGGCGGCTCAAAGACGACTACTGAGTGCCACGCATTTAAGCATCTgaatcaacattgaatggatCGAGTCGCTCACCGGCCGGTCCCACAACACGCCCCCCCGCCCAGCCCGGCGCCATCACCGGCGTCTACTACGTACTAGAGTCTCTGCGTACTAGAGTCTCTGCGTATGCAACGTACAAGGGGTGGGATGCTCAGCCTGGCCCAGGCAGGACATTCTGGAACCTGCCGAGCCCGACATGGATGGGCGAGAGCCAAGAGAAGATTCAGCTCAGCCCTCTCacctgtactccgtatgtacatacctatgtacggagtacgcagCTGCGTCAATCTCACTTGCTTCGCGGCCCCTGGTTTGCCCGGCGTGATATTGAATAGTGCCACCGTTGAGGCTTGTGGTTGAATTTCCTGCCGTGGCTGCGGTTACGGGTCCCGTTGCGTCACGGGcgtgaagatgatgggctCCTCCGTGGTGCTACCGAACAAAAGAGCTTGAAACCTTATTTCCTTTTTCGGTCTATGCTGTGCTATTCTGGTCTGCATGctccatgtatgtacatgtacgtatGGGGACAAGACGAGATGGGACGAGGCAGAGAGACGAGATGAAGTGCAGGGACTGGCATTTGTCGGTGTCTGCGCGGCATCGAAAAGTGTAAATAGCCTTTTGGGTTCAAGGCTTTGTTTTTCGACCGGGCTGGTGGCTAACGGAAGAGAAATGTCAAACATTGACCTAAACTTGACAACTGGGCGTATGTTTCGTCGAGGCAAGATATGGGCGGCATGAACGAGGGCGGTGGGTGTCGTCAGCCGCGCGGGCCTGGATACTGTTGTTTGTTTGCTTGTTGTGTATGAGATGGGACGATGTAAACTTCAGGCCCTGCTATCCTGGCAAAGAGATGCTGCAATGGGAGCGGATGGAGCAAGGCCGTGACGTCCTCAAGTTCAGATGGACCGTGACAAGGGACGGAGCATAATCACTGACTGGTCCCTGTAATGACAGCATTTCAAATCTTTGCTCAACCTCGTGTTAGTCGTTAGCCTGGTCCAGAGACCCAATCTAGTAGACAGCACTTGTTAGTCTCTGATGAAAGATGCGCCTTTTCCCGGTGAAATGCTGCAACATGGCTCATCGTTCGGGCGACACCATGGATGTGTGCATCATTCCGGGCCCGGCATCAATAATGCCAAGTAGTGTAAACTGGCAGCAATGTCATTGTGAAGTGCCAATGTCAGGTATCACGACATGCCGGCACCGTCTTGTCGTGGCTCTGAGTCTGTGTTGCCCCAATTGAGTCGCCATGGTCTCTTCGATTTGGGACCCGGAATCTTCGCAGAGGCCCGGTACTACCAAGCACATGGTCTGGACATGGTGGTACTAGTACTATTGCCGACTACAGAAACACCAAGACGAAGTCAGGTTCGAGCCTCGTCTAGACAGACCTGGTGTCAACTGACAAAAAGCACCTTGGCCGTGACCACCATTCATCCCTGATACAATGCCAATTCACCGGCAATAACCCAACCCGATTTGGTAGATGTATTTGCAAACGCAGTCAGTCAGTGCGCCCAGGACGGCTGGGAGCGAAATTACATCCAGGCCATCACCGTTCAATAAATCGCGGCTACCGCTCAGCAGCCTCGCGTTTCCGTCGTACCAAAGCTCCCTACCCATATGCTAACCCTGGCTCTCAATATCCCGATCGTGTGTGTCGTGGTTGGACAAGACTGAATGAATCCCAGCAGCCCTAGCACAGCAGCAAATCGTCATCTCTGGCAGTTTGTGATATTCCAGATGGAGCCCTCCGACTCGTGTTACAAGAGCCGTTTTTTGACTGgctttactccgtaccgtgaGTGCTAATCCTGTCACAAGTACTAGCTCATTTTGTCGTCCGAGTTTAACGGCCTGGCTGAAAACTGCTTTTTCGTCACCAGTTTTGTAGCTATTGCAGGCCCGCGTGGTGTTAGACATCTGCTCTCCCCCCGTCGTTGTTGGCCAGTGGGTCATGATCTGTACACACAGGCGGGGAGAGCCCGTGCAAAAGGAACAACGGCGAACAGCCCACGGCGttggtggccgtggccgtgctCATGGAGCAACAGCACCATTCGTTTCACAATCAAGCTAGTAATCAACCGTCATCAATGGGTGCTTGCGAAATCCCACGCAATATAGAGTCAGCAGGACGACAAAAAGTCCAAAGAGTTCAGCTCCTCGTGCATCTTGCATCTCATGACGAGAGCCTTGGGGTGACAGTGCATATACCGACTGCCAAACACAATGGATGGAAATGTTGGCCTCGCCGTGGGCAGCCAGGTGAAGAAATTCGGGTACAGACACGCCCCCTCGGCCCCTCCCCACCGCCACAGAACACGCATTGTTGGCAAAGACAAGAGAAAGAACTGGCATCCAGCTTCAGGTTCAGGATGCAGGTTGTGCATTGGGGCGGCAGCTTGCAGGAATACGAGGCCAAAAATAGGCTGGTGGCGGCCCGACGACTCCCGCCCACCACATGAGGCGCGAACGCTGTTTTTGTCCACCATGACGATCCACGGTCACACACCCCAAagttggcttttttttttctgctgTGCTTCTCAAAATCCCGACGTGATTGAACACCGGCGATAATCGCCCTGCAGCTTATTGGGGCCGGCAAatgaagagagagagagagccacACGCCAGAGTCCAGCATCGATACAATGACTGTTGTGCCACCACGGCCTGAGATTCGCAATTGATTCGAATCATGTCTACTTTTTCCTTTGGTCATGACTGGGGTTCTGAATCGGATTTCTGTTTCGCATTCTTTGTGTCCATTTTGCATTCTGCGTCCGTAGCGACAGGGCCCTGTGCCAGCCTTTTGAACCATGGTGGTTGGAGCGAAGCCACGGACAAACAAACCGggagccgccgccatggaggGAACTGTCTCACTTCGCGGGGGCCTGGAACGAACGGGCTGCAGTCAGAGTCCCGCATTGTTTCTTGCATTGATTGTCTGTACTGCGTCTCCATGAACTGGCCGATGAAACGGTTAGACGGCTTCCTCATGGGCAAGACGGTCAAGTCTTGCGCCTCACGCGGCCGTATTCCATTCGGGCAACGTCACCGTCTTGGACGGTTTCAATGATGCTGAGACTAGAGATGCAGGCCCTCGGCCAGTGAGGGTGTTATCAAACGCCTCTTGCTGTATGTGCGTTGCTCTGATAATGACATGCAAGTTTCAGCCCTCTGGGATGGCTGCCACCCATGTCGGCAGGGCTAGGAAATGCAGCCGGATCAGCGTTTTGTAGCGAAAGCCACGCGAGATATCTGGTTGCCTGTCAAGACGCTTTTGTCAACGGTGAAACGAAGGCGGGTATGTGCAAGTCTCCGGTTAAACAGAGGGGACACTGCCCTCCAATTCGGATCGAATGAGcgagtcaagtctggtcagGGCAGTTGTAAGAAAACTAAGTGGTGGCACTGTTCCAAGAAGGCATCAGTAACGAACGTGTGTGTGGTGCGGGCAGGAATTGCAAAGTTGCGTTTCAACGACGAACTTATTGACCCGAGGCCAGAAGCGTGCAA harbors:
- the BGBP_0 gene encoding Beta-1,3-glucan-binding protein; translation: MEQDPYSHGYYGHPVPSATTTVNPTPIRSGTPNTDNSRTPFGDNDTASLNRPGRGTNPFTSPDASRPASSFGSSSAMGPRYDVNSQLYFHSRRVMKGDIEKPWLEKKDPKEKWVTILPIIGILIGLGISGFLVWDGIRNVVHHKYCPVLDDSFDGGFNTNVWTKEAQVGGFGNGEFEQTTAGDENVFIQNGNLVIKATLQDAEKVEKDNVINLLKDGTCTSKDWYSCVAATNTTTGNSSVVPPTKSGRINTMKGAKLKYGRVEVTAKLPEGDWLWPAIWMMPVKDTYGPWPASGEIDIMESRGNNWTYEQGGNNIMSSALHWGPDPANDAWWKTNNKRQALHTTYSSGFNTYGLEWSQKYLFTYVNSRLLQVLYTNFDKPLWNRGGFPDANSNGTRLKNTWSETGRANTPFDQEFYLIINLAVGGTNGWFEDGKSGKPWLDRSPSARKDFWNARDTWQATWKQPQLEVSRVLMLQQCDGDEEL